The sequence TAACCCTTTCAGGGACTGAGTGACTTAAGCCCCAGTGCCCTCTGATCTCCCACCCTTGGGAGAATTGGGAAAATAGTCACTTACTTCCTGTTCTAGTGAGGATCTCAGTAGAGGAAGCTTACATGACCCCCTGTGGTTATCAGAGGAAGGACCTGAGCTTCGTCTGTGCAGATCCTTTTTCTGGGCACTTGGCTGGCTCTGAACTCTGTCCTGTGGCGGCCACTGCGGTGCTCCTGGTGTGGGGATGGCATGCTGTTTGAGCCAGGCCCAGTGCTGTTGACCTCACCTAATTCTCGTCATGGCACGGCAAGgtgaaagcagtgtggcaatctCCATTCACCGCAGATCCATGGAAGCTGAGTCACATGGCTGGATCGTCCAGCTCCCAAGCCCGGGCCCTTGACTGCTTTGTGTTTACCTTCATACCCAGATAGGACTCTTCCCTAGagtttccttccttgcttcccagGAGGTTGCTTGGTATTGGGTTTATACTgttcctctccccactcctacAAGTTCTCTAGCACAAAAAAGCATTTTGGATAACGATTGAAAATATTGAAGCAAAATTTAGTTCAGTGTTGTTACCTTGTTCTATAAGGGTTTGCGGTTGTCCATAGTGAGAAAGGAATTTGATTTTTCTTGTGACTGTTTATTAATTAAATTGGTCATGTTGCATTTGATGCCATGGCGCCCTTTACTAGTGAGGACGCAGAGCTGCATGGACATTCTGAGGACGTGGTGTGGACCCCATTTGTTTGCTCTGGCATGTCTTTAAGCATCCCTAGATAAACATACTTGCTTAGTTAACCCAGGAAGTTTATGATTAACTTTCAGCCATCTTAAATGTTCACGACATAATACCAGGCTTCGGGGTGTACCGTCAGGGGTTCTGACCCTAGCCAGGCCTGGGGGACAGCTCAGCGACTGGGGCTTGGCCCCTCCTCCCCTGGCTGCCCTGTTATCTCGCAGCCGTTGGCCTGGACCCCTGCATCCTTTCCAGGCTCGTCTTCCAGGTGCAGTCCTTGCTGGAACGGACTCCCTGAGAAGGGGTGTCCAAGCTCATCTGCGGCAGGTTCTCCCCCTCACCCACAGCTGCCCTTCTGCTTGCCAAAAAACGGGGAGGCTGTAACTCTCCACCAGACTTCTACCGCAGTGTGTTGCCTTGGAGTGCACACAAAACAGGATATCCTTCCAGAGCACCAAACCCAAGGACAGGTCCAAATACTGGTTTCAGGGAAGCATCCTGTAGAGTAATACTGACATCAGAACTTTGATGAGCTGGGCTCGCCAGCTTacccttcctgtgcagagatGTGTCTAGGGGTGGATGCTGAGCTGTTCTGCTTGAGGTACATCAGAGAGGGGCCATGGGGCATGGATGGACATCTCTCGTAGAAAGTCCTCACCTTTGCCAGCCCTCTGCTGTTGTCAAAGAATGCATTACTTTTAAGGAAAGAGCCCTATGTATGTATAAGCATGAGCAGTTCTTTTCAACTGTTGACTTTTTATCCCTAGACGAGTTGTTAGCTGGGAAGAAAAACACCTTCTGATGCTAAAACAGTACGAATTAGTGGTGATGTTTCTTCTCAGTGTAAGACTACCTGAGACACCAAATTAAATGTGTGGATCGAAAAGAGAaattcctgtgattttttttcatgttgtatGCTAATACAGAAGTTAAAACCAATTTAGCTTGTCATGAGATATTCTAGTTATAGCCTATCTTTTTCCCTGTTGTAAAAGTAATACAAGTAAATTATGttaataaagatagaaaaattttAGTTACTAACTGGTTTAAGTTAGTACACTGGGAAAGTGTAACCATGTCTAGCGACATTAGTGGAATTATTTCTGATTTTGCACATAATTCTGAATTTTCCCATGATTCGAATGGCACATACATGCTTGCACACATTTTGCAAAGGAATATTAGGATTTGGTCACATCTCTTGCTTTATAGGTAACTTAGTGGCCTACATATATGGCATTGAATCATGATAAATGGCTCAGTTTTATCTTGTTTGTGTTATAAAActtgataataaatatttgatatatatcATTTAAATCTTGCCTGCTTTTAAAAGTAATCTGGAGAGATACACTATTCACTGCCTTCCTTAATTTATTCTACAGTGGTtttcataatatttctttttttttttttttgagatggagtctcgctgtgttgcctaggctggagtgcagtggcacgatctcagctcactgcaagctccgcctcccgggttcatgccattctcctgcttcagcctcccgggtagctgggactacaggcgcccgccaccacgcctggctaattttttgtgtttttagtagagacggggtttcaccgtgttagccaggatggtctcgatcttctgacttcgtaatctgcctgcctcggcctcccaaagtgctgggattacaggcgtgagccaccgtacctggcctagaCTAACAACTCTTAACATGCTTAGACATGATACTGACCACACCAACTATGCTAGCAGTACTTAGCATTGACACTACCTGTATTAACTATGCTAAAATATTAAGAAACCATACTGACTGTACTAACTACACTGAAAGGTTAAGCAACCATACTCACCATGCTAACTATGTGAAAATACTAAGCAATGATACTGACTGTACATTTATGCTAAGATGCTAAGCAACACTACTGTTGCTTGTGTCTGATTACCATACCATCTGGCAAAAAAATGTatgatgtttttacatttttaaaatcaaaatcctggtgttttttttgtttgtatggtTGGTTGTTTCAACCTCTTAACTCTTGGTTTTTTCTGTTGAGTGATTTTACGTCTCTTGGCTGTGCAGAATGACGATTAATGGAAAGGCTGTCTTCCCCGTAGACCTCGGTGAGGGCGGACCTGACTTGTAGATTGTAGATTGGGTGTGCTcgtttttatatttcattttaggcGCCTCACAGTCtactcagagaaaaataaaagaaggcaaaATGAGTCCTCCCCATTTCCACGCAAGCCAGAGCAGTTGGTTGTGTGGGAGCCTTGTGGTGCCCAGCGGAGGACGGCCAGGACCAGCTCCACCTGCTGGGGTGCAGTGCGGGGCGCAGGGCGTCCAGGTCCAGCTGGTGCAGGTGAGAGCTGGCGAGTCACACAGGCCAGCTGTAGGTGGGGTGGGAGGGTCACACAGGTCTGAGAAGTGTGCAGCATGCCGCAACCCCTGCCCGTCGCAGCACCCCCTGCCTGCCGCTTGCCCATCCTCCCCTGTAGACTGCCCCAAGTCCTGTCTCCTCACAGCCCAGCTCCTCCCTTTTTCCCAGCCTGTCCTGCTGCATCTGCTTAAGCTCTGGGTGTTGCTGGGACCGTGCATCCACTTCCTGACCCTGTCTGTGCACGGCCCTGCGTCTAGCCCCAGTGCAGCCTGCCTCCCTGCCCGAGGCCCCCAGGGCTGTTTTGCAGCAGGGTGAGATCTGTTTGAGGCCACCCTGCCCTtcttctgcagggctggggcaaagggGCTCTGCAGGCCGCCTCAGCCACCCCATTTCTAGGGTGGCCTGCTTGTGGTGGACTAGCAGCCTTTCTATGCTGAAGGTGGTGGGGGTCTTTTCAGTgttgttctattttctttcctatgAAACGGAGCCCCTCCAGGGCAGGCCCAGGCCCCTCCCAGCCTGTCTGGGCCACAGATACCTGCAGCTGTGGCCAGTTTCCAGGGTTTTGAGGACACCCGCTCCAGCAGCCCTGAGCACACCTGCATCTTCAGTCTCAGTTTGAGGGGCTGGAATGGGGAGGGAAGATGATTTGGAAGGATTTGGGGAGAGAAGAGATATACAAGCCAGGGCTGTCTGGGTTTGGCCCAGGTGTGTGCCCCCTTCACCACTCCACTCTGTAGATTCCCTGTGGCAGAGGATGCGATTGCAGGCCCCACGGAAGTGCGGAGGGTGGAGCTGACGCTGGCTCTGAGTTGGGAAACAGGCACGCTGTAGGTTCATAGTCCTGGGAGAGGCTTAGCAAGGAAACAGGACCAggcctggggctcagagaggcaaGAGGAGGGATGGCCTGGGCAGAGGTGGGCTGGGAAGGGGGCAGAGAGGAGGCTGCAGGCAGCTGGGGGTGGCCCTGTGCTGATTGGAAGCTAGCAGTGAGCATCAGGTGGGGGCTGAAGCTTGTCTTAGGGATGGGCAAGAAGAGCACTGGTCCTTTCTTTCCAGCTTCTGAAGAGGTAAGAACTCTCCAGGAGCAGGAGCAGTGGAGGGGGAGAACCGTCCAAGGAAACAGTGCCTCAACTGGCAGGGCAGAGGTCCAGAGGCTTGGCAATAGGAGACGGTAGGGAAGCTGGCGCCGCTGGCAGAAGAGGAACAAGTAGGGGGTATACTTTTAAGAGACGCCTGATTAAACCTGGGTTTGAGTTCTTTTTCTGTCCCTTACTAGCTAGTGTAGTTCTGGTTACTTAAGcactccaggcctcagttttgtcatctctGAAATGGGAACAGTAGTGCAGTCCTTGACACACAGGAgcttctcaagcagaaggaatgaGAGGTACAGGGCAGCAGCACCAGGAGCTCTGCTTCGGGATGTGAATGGCCATGGGTGGACATGCAGGTGCAGGACAGGTGAAGTGTGGGACAGATGAAGTTTCTAGCCTGGACTGTGAGGGGCCTGACAGCCTCCCCTCCCAGGAGCCCCTCCACCTGCCCTGGTCCTTCCAGCTGGCCTGTAGGCAAGCTGGGGCATGCAGGGAAGCCCCTCTCTGGGGCCCGAGGATTTGCTGGAGAGCACTGTGGGTACTCGAGGTTGGTGGGGGTGCAGGGGTTGCCCGGGCACCCACAAGGAGTTGAGGAGCGTGCCTTAGGAGGGAAATCGGTATTTGGGCTGACTGAGGGGAGGAGCTGGACAGCAGAAGGTTCCAGGCCCAGCAAAAGCTGCTGGGATCAAGGTGAGAGAATAAGCACCAGGTGGGAACAGGTAGTACCCAGACCCCATAAACAATTCCTGCTGGGTCCTCAGGCTTCCCTTGGAATACAGAGGGTGGGCTGGTTCTGCCACGCATTGCAGTTGGAGGAGACTTCTCGGGTGAGGCGAGGACTGTTGCTGCACTCACAGACATGTGACAGGCCTTTCTGTGTTGCCTCCCCAGGATGACCCCTCCGGCGAAGGTGTCCTGCCCTCAACCCGCGGCCCAGCcgccttcctccccttcctcactGTGGACCTGCCCGTCTACGTCCTCCAGGTCTGGATGGCTTACTgccctttgtttttcttattgagACTCACAGAGCCTTCTACTTCTGGAAGGCTGGCTTCACAGCTGCAGGCTGGTCACTGAGGCCGCGTGGCTTGGGAGGCTCAGCGGGTTGGTTGCCAGGATGTCTTGCTGCCTTCTGGAGAAGGTGGGTGAGTGGAGCTCAGATCTGCAGGACACTGCAGCTCCTGCTGGTAAACAAAGCAGGAGAAGTTAATACGCTCTTGAAAGTGCTGTGCCTAGGAATTCCAGTTACTGCTCTGGGAAGAGGGCTGGCCAGGGCCCAGCCTGTGGGAGAATAGACTCAGATGAATTCAGTATAGTTTGCTTACATGGTTAAGCTAAGGATGGGTGGCAGTGAATGATTCAGAGTTTGATATGAAATACCGAAAGTGTATAGCTTACCACATTTCTAACAATTTGCcttacatgtttatatatttacaataagCCATGCAaattgtgttttagtttttttttgcaaattgggCTACTCAGCATTTTCCTCGCAATGAGAACCAAACTTGGACAGAAGCACTGGTGGGAGCAGAGGGCCGGGCAGCACCCGGGCTGCAGAGGGGTGAACTGGAGGGCGGTTTGGCAGCAGGGATCAGAGAACTTCAGAAGTGTCTGCTCCATGTGCCTGGCAGCCCCCTCCTGGGACtgctcctgaaaaaaaaaagtagtggaaTAATCACCGTAGCCCGGAGTCGAATggtgcagcagcagaaacacttcTAACACGAGGAGACAGGCTAGATGGGGCCTCCATAGCCCTGGGCCACATGCCGGTCAGCTGTGAGGGCGCAGGCAGACACCTAATACCTGGGAGAGTGCCTTAGGAGGGACCGCATGAGAAGTGGGGAGAAAGGGTTGCAGAAGTAAAGATGATTTTGTTTCTGTAAAAAGGCATGCGGGTGTGTGAACATGTGAGGTATACGTCAGTGTGCAGACAGAACAATCTTGAAAAATCTACAGTACAGTATTGAGTTCATTTTTCCATCAAAGAACATGTGTTTAGAATAAGGGGAGCCTGTAGTTTTGATTAAGAGAAGTCAGGTATCTCACCACAAGCCCGGTCAGTTGCCTGCTATGTGGAGCCACAGGATCCCTctgcttcccctccctcctccctcctcacgACAATGCTTGGTTTTGCAGGAGGTGCTCCCCTCATCTGGAGGCCCTTCTGGACCGGAGGCCACCCAGTTCCCAGGAAGCACTATCAACCTGCAGGACCTGCAGTGATGGCAGCCTCGGCCTGGGCAGGCCCAAGGCCACGGTGTAGGACTCACCTTCCCTGAGAGTCAGATGACATGAGCCTGGGGAGACCTCATTTGGTTTCCATTCAGAAGACCAGCATAGCCCTTTTGAGACTTTTGGgtacatttatcaaaatgttttccttttgttttaccAGGAACGAGTTCGGGCTGTACTCTTTGAAACTGCCTTTGTGAGCAAAGTGCTTTGGCAAGACAAGGGTCTCCTTCAGCAGGGCTGGGTGCACAACAGCCCCTTTCCCCGTGTCCCATTGGTCTGAGCTGTGTAGCACTTGTTGCATTACAAGGAAAAAGACTTCTGCAGGAAATAGGGTAGAGAAGAGGCTCTCTAGTCAGATGCAACTTGATCTGTGGCAAAACCAAGTGGGGTCTTTCCGCTTCAGTGTGTGAGCATCCCAGCACCTGGGATGGGGTTTGTGGGAAAGTTGGTTTTGCCACACTGTAGGACCCAGGAGGTCCCATTGCCACAGTGAAGCCAAATGTCTAGCCCAAGTCTGGCAGAGCAGTTGGGCAGCTAGTTTTTTGGGGAGAATGATGTGGTGGGACAGAGGACCTCAGTGGCCTATTACAGTGCCCTCTTTCCCAGACTAAATTCATAGCTGAGAGCTTGGGGGTATAGTAgagttaaaattttaagtaattttctaAATTCTGTATTTGGGTATTAATGTCTAAATGGTAATTTGACAATAGTTTATAAAGTGATGTTTTGAATACCATAAATTACGTGTAGGACTGTGATGGTGCATTTATATAAGTTTTATTATTGAGGTTGATGTGCACATAATACgtcaatgtatatttttatagagtGAGGTCTGTCTTGCAAAAGGAGACAACATGATCACCTTGCCTTTGTTTATTTGTAAGTCTGTTAACTTAGCAATAACACAGGGTCACTCCtaaacgatttttttttttttttgccttgtgcCTTTTGCAGTGTGTGTTCATTCAGAGGCTGTTTTGGTTCCCAGACTGAATCATTCAAACTGCCGTGTTTGTTTCTTGAATTTGGGGGTGACACCAAGTTTGAGTGAGTCCTCCCTTTGTCTTGTCCCACTCCGAGGTGCTGTCCCCAGGTGCTGTTCCACATGGAAGAATCCACACCCATCAGCAAGTGGGTCTTCTCCACAGACCACTGCTCTGTCACCAGCTAAAGCCAAGGAGAGAACTTGCCCACCTGGGAGACTCTTCAGCCCCAAGGTAGCCCAGAGTCCTCCTCCTCCATGGGAGGCTTTTGGCCACTATGGGGGTGGAGCCGCACCCACCCCATCTCTATCGGGGAGCAGGGTCTGCCCCCAGGAATGCCCTCTTGGCCTCTACTTTTCTCCCATGTGCCTCTCTGGGAACGCCACCATGAAGTGGCTGGGACTGGCACCCAGCATTCTGGACCCTGAGGTTCCCTGCCGGTGACGGGCCCAACTCCTAGTGCAAATGAATGAAAGTTTGCCTCTAGTCATGCACCGAAGGTTTTTCACCTTGGCTTAATTCGAGTAGCTGCATATATGGCGTTCAGCACGTTGTTTCTCCTTTAGTTGGTAGCGATGGCCCTGCCATATACCCAGCTGCCTGCTTGCATTTCTTTGGTCTTTGCACAGAGGCTGATCTCACACTACACTCAGCGTGAAATTAGCTTTTGTCTCATAGAGCAGCTGTTTTAGATGGGAACCAAGGTGTCATGCTCTTGCCCTCAAGCATCTGCTTAGGGTTAGATGATGAACCGGGGGGATGCTGAGATTTGGCAATGGTGGCTGCGTCCTTAAACAGGCCTTCAAGACTCCAAAAAGACATGAATTTATTCAGGTGAGGAGGGGAGcacacaggaggcagaggagacTCAGTTGGGCCATTCAAGACCCAGCCCAGACTCTGCCAACATCTTTGCTAAGCCTTCAGCTAGAACAGCTATGGTCTGCGAAGATTACGTAAAGAAAAATAGcagctcctccttctccttgTCCATCAGTGTGTGCTCAGACTCTTGTTTGATCCTGTGGACTGGGGGTTGTGAGCGGCATACCAATGTCCTGCCTCTCTGCAGGGGAAACAAGCCCAGTGAGCCGTATGCCCATGTACCCCTGCCCCTGGTGCAGGGAGAGGCCCAGCAGCTCCAGTCAGCTCCAGCCCACTCTGGGCAGCCCTGCAGGCTGAGGGCTGGAGTTAACTCTGAAATAACTGGGGATGTGAGTCTGCCTGGCATTTATCAAGTCTGGTCCCTGGATCACCACCTCTTAAATGTGGGAGCAGGGGGACCCGCTTCCTGTTGCCAGGGTCAGAAGGCAGGAAAGGCAGAGGCCTTGGGACACAGCAGTAGGGGGACCCCAGTGACAGGCAGTGAGCAGGGCTTGGGGTCTGGCCGGAGTGTGGGTAGGGTGGTGGGACCCTGTTCCTGAGCAGAGTGTACCTGGCTGGGGTGGGTGGGCATGGCTGAACCAGTCTCAGCCTGGCATGGGCCATGAGCTGGCAGCCTGGGGAAGAGCCCCCTGCAGGAAGCAGGTCCTGGGAGAGCCTTGCTCTGAAGGCAGGCTgtctccctcagagcctcagtGAATGCCTTCAGAGTGGGGGCATTGGGGGATTGGGCTGCAGGACCTCAGCTGCCATGCTGTCTTGGGACCCCCTCCAGCAGAGACCCCCGGGGCGACCCTGCCTACCTTCTTCTTGATCTCAGCCTGGGCACGCGCCCGGGCCCGCTGCAGACGCTCCTCCTGTAGGATCTTTTGCATCTGGAGCTTTTCTTCTCGAAGTCTGGGCAGCAAGAAATGACGTTGAAAACTGGGGGGACCTGGGAGTTGTTGTGTAATCTCCACACGGAGTCCCCAGGCCAGGCCGTGTCCTCCCTCAAGAAAACTCCCAGCTCCTCTTCACCTCTTTTGCCAGGTCAAGGCCTCAATACCTATCCACAGCCAAAGCACCACTGCTTCTGGCCAAGGTGGGCTAGGCGCACAGGAGGACAGCCAGGGCCCTGCTGTTCCAAGGCTCTGGCTCTGGCCTCCTGCAAGGGCTGATCTAAGGTTCATCCAGCAGACCTCTCCCAGAGGCACATTTCCCTGAATCTACACCCATGGCCTGATCCGTGCACCTGTGGCCTCCCTTGCCACCGTGAAGGTCCAGCATCCCCCTGGAGCAAGAGTCCTGTCTCCGTCTTGTGTATACTCTCAGTCATCAAAGCCTGGTCTGGTACCCACTCCAAGCAGGGCACCAGGGACCCAGAGGAGAAGCCCCTGTGCTTGTGGGGGATGGATGGATGTTTGCAGATTGTGCTGTCTCAGGGCCCTGCACGGGGTGGATGAACCGGGCTGCCCACAGGCCAGGGAAGCCATGACCCCCATCTACCTTGGGTCCAGGCTGGTGTCCCGACAGATGACAAGCTGCCGCCCATCTGCCCCCCTGCACTCCCCTCCGAGCTGAAACTCCCAAGGCTCTCTGAGCCTCTGCACTTCGTCTTCCGCTCCAGCAACACTGCTGTAGCCATGCCTTCCCTCTCGGGTGCTGGCAGCTGCCCTTGCCCTCAGCCTCCAGCCCCTCCAGTCCAGCCCCAGAGGGAAGAATCTAACCACGCCCTACCTGGCCATGTTTGCCCCACTGCTTAAAGCCCTCCACTGCTATTCCATGTCTTTGAGGCTGGCCATGATAGCCACACTCTAACTGAGCTCCACCTCTTCTGTCTTCTAGACGTTGTCCCTCCCTGAGCCTCCTGGCCACATCGAGTCACTGTCCTTTGCTCTAGGGAGCTTTCCCTAACCACCCCCTAGTTGAGTGTGATACCCCTCTAGATCCCCCCAAGACCTGGGCTTTTGTCTTATAGCATGGAGCATGAGGGGCCTGTCTCCTGGGAGTGCTTTGAGGGCAGGGCCTATACATGCCCTCTGCCCTCAGGGCCAGTCTGGACACAGCAGCTGGCAGGGAGGGCCTAGAGCTCACCTGATGCGCCGCTCCTTCTCCTTTGCCCTCTCAGCCTGCTCGATCTTGACCTGGGGCACGCGCTCCAGGTTCTCTAGCAGCTCATCCAGCTGGTGCTCAATGATGGTCAGCATCTGCACGGTGCCCAGGTTGGCCTCCTGCTGGGTGCCGATGCAGTTCCGATACACGTCCAGCACCTTCCAGTTCAGGCTCTCTAGCAGCTTATCCTGTGGAGTCAGCGGCTTCCAGCAGAGTGCTGGCAGGCCAAAACCCACCCCCATGCTAGTGCCTTCAGCGGTGGCCTACTGACCTCCCAGGGTGGGGGCCTCCCACTGCTTGGCACACACTGGTAGCTCTGAGAACATAGGCTGAAACAGAACTTGGGAATCTGGCTTGTCTTGGCCAGAGCAGCCTATCCCCTGGGCCCCCTGGAGTCAGCCAGATCCCTGGTTCCAGCCCCTCCCCTAGTTGCCTTTGGTACACCAACAGGGCCCAGTCCCCTCCTCCAGGGAGCCCTGTACCCCGAGCACCCCACAGGGCCATGTCTTCTCTGAGACTGTTCTGACACTTAGAAAACAGATAACAGTGCCTCCACGTGGGCTGTATGaggagagagaagcagcaggcaggcagctcagcccagcctgggcacagcTAGTGCCCATGGACTCTGGCTGTATCAGAGGAGTGCTTTCTTGCTCATGGCTGCGTCCCACACCCttggcccagtgcctggcacacagcaggcacttgACAGTAGGAAGCCACCCCATGCCCAGGGTGGCCCCAGGTGTGCTGTCAGGTTGGGAGCGGGCTGAGCCCTTGGCTGGGTCCTGGCTTCTGCTCAGAACACCACTGGCTTTCTCTTGTCTCCGAATTCTCTCACCCTTTCAGACTGGCTTGGGGACATGCCTCTTCCCCGCCTTCAGGATCACCTTGCCAGGCACAATTTATGTGTTTAAGAAGCAgacacatttgttgaataaaagaatgaagcaatGAATGAGGCATGGGGGCAACCAAGCTGGCTGGCACAGGCATCGATACATGTGGTGGCTCCTGGAGGCAGGCAGGGCAAGGGCAGCTGCAGGGCACTTACCCAGGCCTTGCCCTCCATCTTCCCAAGGCCTGTCAGGGCTCCTCCAGTGGGTGTCCAAGGGTCCCTCCTTCCCCTGGGCCTCTGGCCACCTTGATCCCCAGCCTACCTGCTGATCACCCTTGTACTCGCCGAAGTGGAAGACTCGGGCTTTGAGCTCCAGCTCAGCTGCTGTGTCCTCCTCCTTGGTGATGGACATCATCATCGTGCTGACCCACTGCTTCAGCTGGTTGACCTCCCTGTCCCTGGAGGAGGGAGAAACCGGCAGGGCATCAGTCACTCAGCGCAGCCCTGGGCACATCGC is a genomic window of Macaca mulatta isolate MMU2019108-1 chromosome 2, T2T-MMU8v2.0, whole genome shotgun sequence containing:
- the LOC144339360 gene encoding LOW QUALITY PROTEIN: uncharacterized protein LOC144339360 (The sequence of the model RefSeq protein was modified relative to this genomic sequence to represent the inferred CDS: deleted 3 bases in 2 codons; substituted 1 base at 1 genomic stop codon), whose amino-acid sequence is MDSGCIRSAFLLMAASHTLGPVPGTQQALDSRKPPHAQGGPRVLSGWERAEPLAGSWLLLRTPLAFSCLRILSPFQTGLGTCLFPAFRITLPGTIYVFKKQTHLLNKRMKQXMRHGGNQAGWHRHRYMWWLLEAGRARAAAGHLPRPCPPSSQGLSGLLQWVSKGPSFPWASGHLDPQPTC